GAAAGCATGAGCTCTCAGGCACACTTCACCGACTTCAAGTCGGACAAGCAACCCACGTGGTGTCCCGGCTGTGGCGACTTCGGGACGATGAACGGCATGATGAAGGCGCTCGCGAACACGGGCAACACCCCCGACGACACCTTCATCTGCGCCGGTATCGGCTGCTCGGGCAAGATCGGCACGTACATGCACTCGTATGCGCTCCACGGCGTCCACGGGCGAGCGCTGCCGGTCGGAACGGGAGTGAAGCTCGCCAACCCCGACCTCGAAGTGATGGTCGCGGGTGGGGACGGCGACGGTTACTCCATCGGCGCGGGTCACTTCATCCACGCCGTGCGCCGGAACGTCGACATGACCTACGTCGTCATGGACAACCGGATCTACGGGCTGACGAAAGGCCAGTTCTCGCCGACGAGCCGCGAGGAGTTCGAGACCTCGACCTCACCCGAGGGGACCAAACAGTCGCCGGTTCACCCGCTGGCGCTGGCGATGGCCGCCGGCGGCAGTTTCATCGCCCAGTCCTTCTCCTCGGACGCGATGCGTCACACCGAGATCATCGAGCAGGCCATCGAACACGACGGCTTCTCGCTGGTCAACACCTACAGCCCCTGCGTGACGTTCAACGACGTCGACACCTACGACTTCTTCCGGGATTCGCTGGTCGACCTCGACGAGGAGGACCACGACCCCACCGACTACGATCAGGCACGCCAGAAGATCATGGACTTCGATAACATCTATCAGGGTGTGCTCTATCAGGACGACGACAGCGTCGGCTATGAGAAGCGCCTCGGTATCGAGGAGCCGATGAATGAGATCCCCGAGGGCGCCCCCGAGGGTGCGATGGACCTCGTCCGCGAGTTCTACTAAGTACTCAAGGCGGGTCGGTGGCGGGAAGAGCGCGATCGGCTCGCGCGGGGCGTGTCCGTCGCCCGCCATTCCGTCGTCTCCGTCAGGTCGTGTCCGGGACGTGTCAACGCAAGTATTACCACCCATTTTTATGAGACCGTCGTCTAGCCGGTGGCATGAGCGAATCGTACGACATCGTCGTCGTCGGGGGCGGCACCGCGGGTGCGTTCGCCGCCGCGACGGCCGCTGGCAACGGTCTCTCGACGGTCCTCATCGAGCGTAAATCTCGAGAGGAGGCGGGCCACATCGCCTGCGGGGACGCCATCAAGGGAAAGAGCACGTTCCCGGACGTGATGGATCTGGAGTACCTGCGCGAGGAGTCCTTTACGAACCAGAACATCCGGCGGGCACGCTTCGAGAACCCCCGCGGCGGGGAGATCGACATCGAGTTCGACCAGGCGGGGTCGGTACTGGACCGCAAACGCTACGGCGAGGTCATCCTCGAAGAGGCCGAACGCATCGGCGCGGAGATCCACTACGACACGGTCGTCCAGGACGTCCGTCAGGACGAGGGCCGGATCACGGGCGTCCGGGCGAAACGAAAGGGCGAGGTCCGCGAGTACGACGCCGAGATCACGGTCGACGGGGCGGGGGCGCTCTCGATCCTCCAGGACAAGGCCGACCTCTCTGCGGCGACCTTCGACACCAACGTCACCTACTCGCAGTTCTGTTCTGCCTACCGCGAGATCGTCCACGTCGAAGAAGAAGTCGAGTGGAAGGACGCGATCGTCTTCAAGCCGACCGAGGAACTGGGTTATCTCTGGTACTTCCCGCGATCGGGCACCGAGATCAACGTGGGACTGGGCTTTCAGATGAACAAGCCCCCGATGGAACTCGTCGAGGTCCTCAAACGGGATATGGCGACCCGCCCGGAGTTCGAAGGCGCCACCGTCGAGGACAAACTCGGCGCCGCACTCCCGACCAGACGGCCCTACGATTCGGCGGTCGCCCCCGGGTTCATGGCCGTCGGCGATTCGGCCGGCCACGTCAACCCCACCACCGGTGGCGGGATCCCCGGGGCGGCAAAGGCGGGGTACTGGGCCGCCCAGCAGGCCATCGAGGCCATCGGCGAGGGCGATACGGGCGAGGCGGCACTCTGGGAGTACAATCGAAAGGTGATGACCGACTTCGGCAAGCGCTTTGCCGCGATCGATCTGTACAACATCTGGGGTGGCGCCCACGAGGTCGGGGAGCTCGTCGACGTCGTCTCGTCGATTCCGGGCCAGCAACTCGCCGACGCGATCGGGAAAAGCGGCACCTCCTCGATGGACATCGGGCTAAAGGTGAAGACGCTTATCAAGACGTTCGGTCACTGGGATCTACTGTACGAACTGTATCGCGTCCAGGACCGTGCGGCGACGCTCAGGGACCACTACGACGCCTATCCGAGCACGCCGGTGGCCTTCGAAGGGTGGCGCTCCCAGCGCGATCGCGTCCTCGATGAGGTCTACGAGATCAGCGGCGCACAGCCGAAGTACTAGTAGCGGGTGCCGGGCCACTCCCCGTCCCGCTTCCGCCGGTGGCCCGGACGAGGGCGACCGGATCATACTACACCGCCGAGTGCATAGGGGGCCCATGCGCTTCGATCACGCCGGCATCGCGACCGACGACGCCGAGGGGTTGATGGACGTATTCGAGACCGCCTTCGACGCGTCACTCGTCCACGAAGAGACCTTCGAGGGGATGGACGTGCGATTTCTCGATCTGGGAAACGGCTTTTTCGAACTACTGGAGCCCCGAGACGACGGGCCGATCGGGACGTACCTCGAGCGAAACGGACCGGGAATCCACCACCTCGCACTCGAAACCGACGACGCCGAACGCGCACTCGAGCGTGCCCGCGAGGCCGATATCGACCCCATCGACGAGGAACCACGGCAGGGGGCGTGGGGCCACGACGTGGCCTTCCTGCACCCGAAATCGACGGGCGGCGTACTGATCGAGTTCGTCGAGCACTGATCAGTCGACGTCCTTGAGGACCCGCGCCGGATTCCCGCCGACGAGCGCGCCCGCCGGTACGTCCTCGGTGACGACCGCGCCCGAGGCGATCACCGACCCGTCGCCGACACTTACACCCGAATTGAGCACCGCCCGTCCGCCGATCCAGACGTCGTCCCCGACCGTGACCGGCGCGCCGGATTCGAGACCGGCGGCGCGCTCCTCGGCGTCGAGCGGGTGGGTCGCGGTGTAGACGTGGACGCCCGGCCCGAGCAGGCACCTCGTCCCGAACTCGACCCGGCGGACGTCCAGGATCACGCAGTCGAAGTTCGCGTAGAAGTTCTCGCCGACGTGGACGTTGTAGCCGTAGTCGCAGCGAATGGGCGGCTCGACGGTGGCGTCCTCGACGGAGCCGAACAGCTCCTCCAAGAGCCGCTCGCGCCGGTCGGACTCGGTCGCCGTGGTCCGGTTGTACTTGCGGGTGAGTTCGCGGGCGTGCTGGCGCTCGGCGACGAGTTCGGAGTCGCTCGCGTCGTAGGGCTCACCCCGAAGCATCCGCTCCTTCTCGCTGGTCATGGCTTTTCATCGAGCGCTCGCCCGAATACGAGTTGCTGTTCGAGCTATCGTCGGGCGGCTTTTTCGAGGGAGATTCTGGCAGGGTTCGAGCGAATGCAGTGAACGAGAACCCCTGTGAAAAGGTCCGCGTCTAGAAGTAGTCGATCGACTCGGGCAGTTCGAGCTTCATGCCCTTTCGCTCGCGGATCTCCATGATCGTCTCGCGCTGGAGACTGTCGGACATCACGCGGAAGCCGGCGTTCTCGGTGTTCCACGAGGCGCGACCCTCGGTCGCGCTGCGGATGTCCGAGGAGAAGCCGATCATCTCGTCAACGGGGGCGATCCCCTCGATGACCATCAGATCGCCCTCCTGGTACATGTCGTCGACGCGACCACGGCGACCCTGGATCTCGCCGCTTGCCGAGCCCATGTGTTCGCTGGGAACGTCGATGCGGACGTCCTGGATGGGTTCGAGCAGCGCGACCTGGCCGGCGATGAGCGAGCGGTGGACCGCACGGCGCACCGCGGGGATGACCTGTGCGGGGCCGCGGTGGATGGTGTCCTCGTGGAGTCGAGCGTCGTTCAGGCGCAGCAACGTACCCTGAACGGGCTCGCCCGCAAGCGGCCCCTCGTCGAGGGCCTCTTCGAGACCCTCGATAACGAGCTCCATCGTCTCGTTGAGGTGCTGAATCCCTTTCGTGTCGTCGATGAGGACGTTGGTGCCGAAGATGTGCTCGACGTTCTGGGAGGTGTCCTTGTCCATGCCCGCCTCCTGGAGGGCCTCACGGCGCTCCTGTTCGGGCATGTCCATCGAGACCTCGCCCAGACGGATCTGGTCGACGATGTCCTCCGAGAGGGGTTCGGCGGTGAGGTAGAACCGGTTGTGGCGGTTCGGCGAGATACCTTCGACGGTGTCGGTCGCCCCGCGGATCGCCTCGCGGTAGACGACGATCGGCTCACCGGTGTTGACCGGGATCCCCTGGTTGCGCTCGATGCGCTGGGTGATCACTTCGAGGTGGAGTTCGCCCTGCCCCGAGATGAGGTGCTCGCCGGTGTCCTCGTTGATCGTGATCTGGATCGTGGGGTCCTCCTTCGAGACCTGCCGGAGCGTCTCGATGAGTTTGGGCAGATCGTCCATGCTCTTTGCCTCCACGCTCTTGGTGATGACGGGCTCGGAGATGTGCTCGATCGACTCGAAGGGCGTCATCTCCACGCCGGAGACCGTCGAACCGGCGATGGCGTCGCGAAGCCCGGTGACGGCGGCGATGTTCCCGGCGGGAACGCGCTCGACTTCCTCTCGCTCGCCGCCCATGAACAGGCCGACGTTCTGGATGCGGTTCTTACCCGCAGTTCCCGAAACGTACAGCTCCTGGCCCTTCTCGAGCGTGCCCGAGAACAGCCGCCCGGTGGCGATCTCCCCGGCGTGGGGATCCATCGAGATGTCCGTGACCATGAAGACGACCTCGCCGTCGGGGTCGACCAGCCGCATCCCTTCCGCGAGCTCGCTCTCGTCGTCGCCACGCCAGATTCGCGGTACGCGGCGGGGCTGGGCGTTGAGCGGGTTCGGGAAGTGCTCACAGACCATGTCCAGCACGACGTCCGACAGGGGCGTCCGGTCGTGGAGCTCCTGGCGGTTGTCGTTGCGTTCGAGTTCGATGATGTCGCCGAAGTCGATGCCGGTCGCCTGCATCGAGGGCATCGAGACGCCCCACCGATACAGCGCCGAGCCGAAGGCGACGGTTCCGTCCTCGACCGAGACCGTCCAGTCCTCGTCGATGTCGTCCATGTCATCGGTCATCCCGCGGATCAGTTCGTTGACGTCGCCGATGACCGACATGAGACGCTGTTGCATCTCCTCGGGACCTTCCTGAAGCTCGGAGATGAGCCGGTCGACCTTGTTGATGAACAGCGTCGGCTTGACGCCCTCGCGCAGCGCCTGTCGGACGACTGTTTCGGTCTGGGGCATCGCGCCCTCGACGGCGTCGACGACGACCATCGCACCGTCGACCGCGCGCATCGCGCGCGTGACGTCGCCACCGAAGTCGACGTGGCCCGGTGTGTCGATGAGGTTGATGAGATGGTTGGTGTCCTCGTACTCGTGGGTCATCGAGACGTTCGCCGCGTCGATGGTGATCCCGCGCTCCTGTTCGTCCTCTTCCGTGTCCATCATCAGCCGGGTGGCTTCGCCCTCGTCGGCGATCATGCCCGCACCGGCCAGCAGGTTGTCGGTCAGCGTCGTCTTGCCGTGATCGACGTGTGCGGCGATGGCGATGTTCCGAATGTGATCCGGGTTGTCCATCAACCGTTCACACTCCTGAACGATCTTCTTTCGTCGGCCCATTACCGTCTCCTACCGGCAGCGGGGTGAAAAGGGTAGTGTTTCGCGCGAGCGACTGCGAGCACAAAGCGGGGAGAGAGCCGCGAGCGAACGACGTGAGCGAACGGGAGCGCGTGCTCCACCCGGAGGGTTCCCCGTCGGGATCTATTTCACACGAACCGCTCCGGGCAAACCCCCTCGGAAAAGCCGCCTCGTCGGGGCTACGCCTCGCTGCCCTGCCACGGTCAGTCGAGGGCTGGCCGGGGCAACAGTCATACCCCTCGAACCCGTGGTACTGACAGACATGGACCTTCGAGTGACAGGTTCCGCCTCACCCTCCCCGTTTCTGAGTGCCCGCGACCGCTTCGAGACCGAATACGACCTCTCGCTTCCGGTGCGGGTCCGGATCCGCGAGGACCCCGACGAGCGAACCTGGACCGCCCACCCCGGCGAGTATCACGTGCTCAACATCTCCCGGCAGGCCGCCACGAGCGCGATGGCCCGCGAACTCGCCCTCCACGAGTTCGCCCATATGCTTCGCAACGAGGGGGGCCACCCTTCACATACCCAGTCGACCGAGGAGGCACTCTTCCTCGCGCTCTCGGGGCGCACAGTCGAGCGCCGAAAGCTCGCACACTGCTATCAGATCGCGAACCACATGAAGGACATCTACGCCGACGACATCACCCTGACGCTCGGCCCGACTGACAAGCTCGTTTCCTTTCTCGAATCCGGGCTGGCGACGGCGCTTGCCGACCGTCCTGCCCCCCCGCGACCGGGGTTCGAACGGATCTCCCCGGGTTCGGATCCCGAGATCACGGTCGTCAATGCCGCCTTCGCGCTCGCGCTGGTCGAACGCCACGGCCTCGCGGACGAGGACCACCGCCTCTACGATCTGGCATACGCCGCGGCCCGCGACGCGCCGGGGGTCGGTTTCGAGTCGTTCAAGCGGCGGTTTCGGGACCTCGCGGACGACCCCGACGAGAGCGAGTACCGCAAGACGCTCGTGTCGGCGACCCGCACGTACGCTGTCGGGGATCCCACCGCGGCGGCCGACTAGTCGGTCGTTCGCTCACGGATGGATGCGTTTTAGTGGTTGCGTGACGAACATGTCCCATGTCTGTCCACATGAACACGGTGAATCGTCCAGCAAGGGGTTTATCACGAAGGGCGTCCCAGAACTGCTACTAGAGGTGGGTAGGGATGATGACGTACACAACCATACCGTCGGGGAGCCCCCGCTGGACGCACGGCATCCTCGATAACGACACGGCGAGACCCGCACGGGCGCGATCGATCCTAATACGAGACGGCACGGACGGGCGGGCTGGCGAATGAGCCGCACGGTAAGCGTCGTCCTGCCGGCGTACAACGAGGAGGCGACGATCGAGGAGACCGTCGAGACCACGATCCGGACACTGGAGGGGTTCCTGTCCGCCGAGGACTTCGAGGTCATCGTCGCGGAGGACGGCTGTTCGGACCGGACCCCCGAGATCGCGAGCCGACTCGCCGAAAAGGACCCGCGGGTGCGCCACTTCCATGGCGAGCAGCGCCTCGGGCGCGGCGGGGCGGTCGAACAGGCCTTCCGCGTCTCGGAAGGCGAGGTGCTGGTCTTTTTCGATACGGATCTGGCGACCGACATGCGCCACCTCGAGGAGCTCGTCGAGAGCGTCCGCACCGAGGGCTACGACGTCGCGACCGGTTCACGGTGGATGCCCGATCGGAAGGCCGACCGACCGCTGAAACGCGGCGGTGCGAGCCGCGTGTTCAACGGGCTGGTCCGGCTGGCGTTGCCCTCAGAGCTTCGGGATCACCAGTGTGGATTCAAGGCGTTCGACCGCGAGACGGCCTTTGAGTTGTTCGACGCCGTCGAGGACGACCACTGGTACTGGGACACCGAGGTGCTCGTGCGCGCCCAGAACATGGGCTATCGCGTCAAGGAATTCCCGGTCGAGTGGACCTCCAAGGGCGACTCGACGGTCGACTTCTCGCGCGACGTCCTCGACATGGGCGGCGGGGTCGGGCGGATGTGGTGGGAGTACTCGGTCGACCCCCGCATCACCCAGCGGACGACGATCGCGGGCGGGGTGGTGTTCACCTTGCTTCTGATCGTCTTCGGCGCGCAGTTCTTCGACCCCGCGGAGGTGCTCGCCCGCATGAGCGAGGCCGACCCGCTGTTGATCGCGCTGTCGGCGCTGGTCTACGTGGTCTCGTTGCCCCTGATGGGGGTGCGCTATCGGGACATCCTCGCTGAATTGGGCTTTCACGAGAAGGTCGGGTTCCTGACCGGCGCGATCTTCATCAGTCAGACCGGCAACGTCGTCTTCCCGGCACGGCTGGGCGATCCGATCCGGGCGTACGTCGTCAAGGCCCGCCGGAACGTCCCCTACCCATCGGGATTCGCCTCGCTGGCCATTGAACGGGTGTTTGACCTGTTGATGGTCACGGCGCTCGCGGGAACGGTGTTCCTGGGGCTCGCGGCCACCGGCGCGACGAGCGTCGGGGGGCTCTACACCGACATCGTCGGCAGCAACGTCCCGGGGGGCGGCCGGGCGACGATGATCGCCGCCGCCACGGTCGGGCTGGCCGCGTTCGGGGCGATCGGGATGATCGTTCTGAGCGTGCGGACCGATCGCAACTACGTGCGCGCGGTCGGGAACCGACTGGGGTCGGGCGCCTCAGCGGAGTTCATCACGGAGATCGCAGAGCGATTCGTCGGCGACATCCAGCTCGTTGCGGGCAACCGGCGGGCCTCTGCCCGGATCGCCGCCAGCAGCTTCGCCATCTGGAGCATCGACGTGCTCGCGGCCATCCTCGTCCTGCTCGCGTTCGGGGTCGAGATCTCGCCCGCGGCGCTGCTTTCGGTCGGCTTCTTCGCGGTCAGCGTCGGCAACCTCGCGAAGGTCCTTCCCCTCTCGCCGGGGGGGATCGGGATGTACGAAGGTGCCTTTACGGTGCTGGTCGTCGCACTCACGCCTATCGGTGCGAGCGTCGCGCTGGGTGCGGCGATCGTCGATCACGCGATCAAAAACGGCGTGACGGTGCTTGGCGGTGCGGGCTCGATGCTCGCGCTCAACGTCTCGCTGACGACCGCCGTCGAGGAGAGCCGCGAGGCTCGCGAAGTCGCGACCGAGTCGGATTAAACAACTACTCATATGACACGAACTGATGCGGACACCGTCGGGATCGTCGGCGGCGGCATCGCCGGACTGGCCGCGGCCTATCGACTGCAAAATCGGGGCCACGACGTGCAAGTCTTCGAGGCCAGCGACTCCATCGGTGGGCTGGCCGCGACCTACGAAACCGCGGGCGACCCCATCGAGAAGTTCTATCACCACCTCTCGAAGTCCGAACACACTATCGTCGAGCTCGCCTCGGAACTGGGACTCGGGCCCGATCTAGAGTGGCGCGTCGGAGAGAACGCCTACTACGTCGACGGCGATGTCCACCCGCTGGATACGCCCCTCGAAATCCTCGCGTACCCCCACATGAGTCTCTACGATAAGGTCCGACTGGCCGCACTCACGAAGGAGATCGACCTCCGGGGGCCGATCCCGCGCCTCGACACCTACGAGGACATCGAGGCCTTCGAGGAGGTGCCCGTAAAGGAGTTCCTGCTCGAACACACCACCCGCGGGATCTACGAGAACTTCTTCGAGCCGCTGTTGGACGCGAAGTTCGGCTCCCGAAAGGAGGAGGTCAGCGCGGCGTGGCTGCTCGGTCGGGTGAAGTTCCGCGGCGAACGGGACCTCCGTCGGGGAGAGATCCTCGGGTACTTCGACGGCGGGTTCGCCCGACTGATCGACGCGCTGATCGGGACGATCGGCCGCGAGACCATCACCACCGGCGCGAGCGTGACCGACGTCGAACTCTCGGACGGGCGGGTCGATCGACTGGTCGTCGAGCGCGACGGAAACGAGACACGCCACGAGGTCGATAGCGTGATCGTCGCCGCGATGCCGAACGTCCTGGAGGAACTGACGGGCTACGAGTGTGATATCGAGTTCCAGGGGACGGTCTGTTCGGTGGTGAGCCTCGAGGAGTCGCTCATGGACACCTACTGGCTCAACATCGCCGACGAGGCACCGTTCGGGGCCTTGCTCGAACACACGAACTTCGTGCCCCGATCGCGCTACGGCGGCGAACACCTGCTGTACGCCGCGAGCTACATCCAGAGCCCCGAGGAGGACCTCTGGAAGATGGACGACGCGGAGGTCGAGGAGACGTGGCTCTCGGGTATCGAGTCGCTCTTCCCGGAGTTCGATCGCGAGAACGTCAACTGGATTCGGACGGCCAGAAACCCACGCAGCGCGCCGGTCTACGAGCGGGGCTACCTCGACATGGTCGTGCCCTACGACCTCTCGTCGGCCGTCGGTGAGGGGGTCTACTACGCCGGAATGGCGAGTCGCGCCCAGTATCCCGAGCGCAGTCTCAACGGCGCGATCGAGGCCGGGTACGCGTGTGCGGATCTGATCGAGCGGGCGGATCGTCGCCAGCCCATCGCGGGATACGCGGAATAGATGGCAGACGAGTACGCCCGGAGCGAGCGCGAGGAATCTGGGACGCTCACCGTCGGATCGATCCTCGACGAGGAGCGCTTCTGGCTCGTCGTCGCGGTGCTTGCGGGGAGTCTCGTCGTCGCGGGCTACTTCCTCAGCAAGCCCTATCCCGCCTACGCGACGGCGCTGTTTCCCCACATGGCCGAGGTCCTGATCGAGAACGGCTATCGCAGACCCGAAATGATCCCGCTGTACACCGCCGAGGGCCTCCCGTTTGCGTACCCGCCGCTGATGTTTTACGTCATGGCGGTGCTGATCGACGTCGGGATCGACCCGCTGTTGATCGTCCGCTTGCTACCGGGGGTCGCGTTCGTCCTCCTGTTGGTTCCGTACTTCTATCTGTCCCGGGAGTTCCTCCCGGTCAGACAGGCCGGGATCGCGACCGTCGTCTTCGCGACCGCCCCGCAGATCACGCGTTGGCACATCTCCGGGGGCGGGACGGTCCGGTCCCCGGCCGTGTTGTTCCTCCTGATCGGACTCTACGTC
The DNA window shown above is from Halalkalicoccus jeotgali B3 and carries:
- a CDS encoding 2-oxoacid:ferredoxin oxidoreductase subunit beta gives rise to the protein MSSQAHFTDFKSDKQPTWCPGCGDFGTMNGMMKALANTGNTPDDTFICAGIGCSGKIGTYMHSYALHGVHGRALPVGTGVKLANPDLEVMVAGGDGDGYSIGAGHFIHAVRRNVDMTYVVMDNRIYGLTKGQFSPTSREEFETSTSPEGTKQSPVHPLALAMAAGGSFIAQSFSSDAMRHTEIIEQAIEHDGFSLVNTYSPCVTFNDVDTYDFFRDSLVDLDEEDHDPTDYDQARQKIMDFDNIYQGVLYQDDDSVGYEKRLGIEEPMNEIPEGAPEGAMDLVREFY
- a CDS encoding geranylgeranyl reductase family protein; this translates as MSESYDIVVVGGGTAGAFAAATAAGNGLSTVLIERKSREEAGHIACGDAIKGKSTFPDVMDLEYLREESFTNQNIRRARFENPRGGEIDIEFDQAGSVLDRKRYGEVILEEAERIGAEIHYDTVVQDVRQDEGRITGVRAKRKGEVREYDAEITVDGAGALSILQDKADLSAATFDTNVTYSQFCSAYREIVHVEEEVEWKDAIVFKPTEELGYLWYFPRSGTEINVGLGFQMNKPPMELVEVLKRDMATRPEFEGATVEDKLGAALPTRRPYDSAVAPGFMAVGDSAGHVNPTTGGGIPGAAKAGYWAAQQAIEAIGEGDTGEAALWEYNRKVMTDFGKRFAAIDLYNIWGGAHEVGELVDVVSSIPGQQLADAIGKSGTSSMDIGLKVKTLIKTFGHWDLLYELYRVQDRAATLRDHYDAYPSTPVAFEGWRSQRDRVLDEVYEISGAQPKY
- the mce gene encoding methylmalonyl-CoA epimerase, encoding MRFDHAGIATDDAEGLMDVFETAFDASLVHEETFEGMDVRFLDLGNGFFELLEPRDDGPIGTYLERNGPGIHHLALETDDAERALERAREADIDPIDEEPRQGAWGHDVAFLHPKSTGGVLIEFVEH
- a CDS encoding sugar O-acetyltransferase; this encodes MTSEKERMLRGEPYDASDSELVAERQHARELTRKYNRTTATESDRRERLLEELFGSVEDATVEPPIRCDYGYNVHVGENFYANFDCVILDVRRVEFGTRCLLGPGVHVYTATHPLDAEERAAGLESGAPVTVGDDVWIGGRAVLNSGVSVGDGSVIASGAVVTEDVPAGALVGGNPARVLKDVD
- a CDS encoding elongation factor EF-2; amino-acid sequence: MGRRKKIVQECERLMDNPDHIRNIAIAAHVDHGKTTLTDNLLAGAGMIADEGEATRLMMDTEEDEQERGITIDAANVSMTHEYEDTNHLINLIDTPGHVDFGGDVTRAMRAVDGAMVVVDAVEGAMPQTETVVRQALREGVKPTLFINKVDRLISELQEGPEEMQQRLMSVIGDVNELIRGMTDDMDDIDEDWTVSVEDGTVAFGSALYRWGVSMPSMQATGIDFGDIIELERNDNRQELHDRTPLSDVVLDMVCEHFPNPLNAQPRRVPRIWRGDDESELAEGMRLVDPDGEVVFMVTDISMDPHAGEIATGRLFSGTLEKGQELYVSGTAGKNRIQNVGLFMGGEREEVERVPAGNIAAVTGLRDAIAGSTVSGVEMTPFESIEHISEPVITKSVEAKSMDDLPKLIETLRQVSKEDPTIQITINEDTGEHLISGQGELHLEVITQRIERNQGIPVNTGEPIVVYREAIRGATDTVEGISPNRHNRFYLTAEPLSEDIVDQIRLGEVSMDMPEQERREALQEAGMDKDTSQNVEHIFGTNVLIDDTKGIQHLNETMELVIEGLEEALDEGPLAGEPVQGTLLRLNDARLHEDTIHRGPAQVIPAVRRAVHRSLIAGQVALLEPIQDVRIDVPSEHMGSASGEIQGRRGRVDDMYQEGDLMVIEGIAPVDEMIGFSSDIRSATEGRASWNTENAGFRVMSDSLQRETIMEIRERKGMKLELPESIDYF
- a CDS encoding DUF5781 family protein, yielding MDLRVTGSASPSPFLSARDRFETEYDLSLPVRVRIREDPDERTWTAHPGEYHVLNISRQAATSAMARELALHEFAHMLRNEGGHPSHTQSTEEALFLALSGRTVERRKLAHCYQIANHMKDIYADDITLTLGPTDKLVSFLESGLATALADRPAPPRPGFERISPGSDPEITVVNAAFALALVERHGLADEDHRLYDLAYAAARDAPGVGFESFKRRFRDLADDPDESEYRKTLVSATRTYAVGDPTAAAD
- a CDS encoding lysylphosphatidylglycerol synthase domain-containing protein; protein product: MSRTVSVVLPAYNEEATIEETVETTIRTLEGFLSAEDFEVIVAEDGCSDRTPEIASRLAEKDPRVRHFHGEQRLGRGGAVEQAFRVSEGEVLVFFDTDLATDMRHLEELVESVRTEGYDVATGSRWMPDRKADRPLKRGGASRVFNGLVRLALPSELRDHQCGFKAFDRETAFELFDAVEDDHWYWDTEVLVRAQNMGYRVKEFPVEWTSKGDSTVDFSRDVLDMGGGVGRMWWEYSVDPRITQRTTIAGGVVFTLLLIVFGAQFFDPAEVLARMSEADPLLIALSALVYVVSLPLMGVRYRDILAELGFHEKVGFLTGAIFISQTGNVVFPARLGDPIRAYVVKARRNVPYPSGFASLAIERVFDLLMVTALAGTVFLGLAATGATSVGGLYTDIVGSNVPGGGRATMIAAATVGLAAFGAIGMIVLSVRTDRNYVRAVGNRLGSGASAEFITEIAERFVGDIQLVAGNRRASARIAASSFAIWSIDVLAAILVLLAFGVEISPAALLSVGFFAVSVGNLAKVLPLSPGGIGMYEGAFTVLVVALTPIGASVALGAAIVDHAIKNGVTVLGGAGSMLALNVSLTTAVEESREAREVATESD
- a CDS encoding NAD(P)/FAD-dependent oxidoreductase, giving the protein MTRTDADTVGIVGGGIAGLAAAYRLQNRGHDVQVFEASDSIGGLAATYETAGDPIEKFYHHLSKSEHTIVELASELGLGPDLEWRVGENAYYVDGDVHPLDTPLEILAYPHMSLYDKVRLAALTKEIDLRGPIPRLDTYEDIEAFEEVPVKEFLLEHTTRGIYENFFEPLLDAKFGSRKEEVSAAWLLGRVKFRGERDLRRGEILGYFDGGFARLIDALIGTIGRETITTGASVTDVELSDGRVDRLVVERDGNETRHEVDSVIVAAMPNVLEELTGYECDIEFQGTVCSVVSLEESLMDTYWLNIADEAPFGALLEHTNFVPRSRYGGEHLLYAASYIQSPEEDLWKMDDAEVEETWLSGIESLFPEFDRENVNWIRTARNPRSAPVYERGYLDMVVPYDLSSAVGEGVYYAGMASRAQYPERSLNGAIEAGYACADLIERADRRQPIAGYAE